In a genomic window of Scyliorhinus torazame isolate Kashiwa2021f chromosome 5, sScyTor2.1, whole genome shotgun sequence:
- the LOC140420343 gene encoding uncharacterized protein: MEKPWKCRDCGKGFKAPSELEAHRCIHTGERPFTCFQCGKGFTQLSHLQLHQRIHTGERPFTCSQCGKGFSQLSQLLKHQRVHTGERPFTCSQCGKGFSDSYTLQIHQRIHMGERPFTCSQCGKGFRVSSHLQSHLQVHTGEKPFTCSQCGKGFSVSSTLRVHQRLHTGERPFMCSQCGKAFSDPSHMRRHQHVHTGERPFICSQCGKGFHDSSHLLGHQQVHK; encoded by the coding sequence ATGGAAAAACCGTGGAAAtgtagggactgtgggaagggattcaaagccccatctgagctggaagctcatcgatgcattcacactggggagaggccgttcacctgctttcagtgtgggaagggattcactcagctatcCCACCTGCagttacaccagcgaattcacactggggagagaccattcacctgctctcagtgtgggaagggattctctcagttatcccagctgctgaaacaccagcgagttcacactggggagaggccattcacctgctctcagtgtgggaagggattctctgatTCATACACCCTTCaaatacaccagcgaattcacatgggggagagaccattcacctgctcacagtgtgggaagggattccgtgtttCATCGCACTTGCAGTCACAcctgcaagttcacactggggagaagccattcacctgctctcagtgtgggaagggatttagtgtTTCTTCCACCCTGCGGGTACACCAGAGGCTTCATACTGGGGAGCGGCCATTCatgtgttctcagtgtgggaaggcatttagTGATCCCTCCCATATGCGGAGACACCAGcatgttcacactggagagaggccattcatctgctctcaatgtgggaagggatttcatGATTCATCGCACCTACtgggacaccaacaagttcacaagtga